In Musa acuminata AAA Group cultivar baxijiao chromosome BXJ3-9, Cavendish_Baxijiao_AAA, whole genome shotgun sequence, a single genomic region encodes these proteins:
- the LOC103998292 gene encoding auxin response factor 16 isoform X2: MKVPTACGFAGTPVEGEKKRIDSELWHACAGPLVSLPPVGSLVVYFPQGHSEQVAATMQKEIDGIPNYPSLPSKLICVLLDVTMHADAETDEVYAQMTLQPVNKYDREAMLASEIGLKQNKQPAEFFCKTLTASDTSTHGGFSVPRRAAEKIFPALDFTMQPPAQELVAKDLHDVSWTFRHIYRGQPKRHLLTTGWSVFVSTKRLSAGDSVLFIRDEKSQLLLGIRRANRQQHALSSSVLSSDSMHIGILAAAAHAATNNSPFTIFYNPRASRSEFVIPLAKYNKAIYTQVSLGMRFRMMFETEDSGVRRYMGTITGISDLDPVRWKNSQWRNLQVGWDESTATERRTRVSIWEIEPVVTPFYMCPPPYLRPNFATSPGVPDEYEVGNGLHRVMPWLNDDFSIKDSQSAIFPGLSLVQWMAVQQNRHLMASATQPACFSPMVASATQDGVVTEDPTKMLSFQTPAASGPSFNSKSSPQAQQLNQTLQLPHQLQQQPHLLTQSSVSMQHQLQSSPLQQKSINLQQQQFQQPGQLQQSQPQQLRPVANQEATDQQLMQQQTCNGQIGLQTHSSSQYLQPSHLQQQGLQGSCLSSMGSLSQSPLPQILPVQQPLECQRSLLQKQQDQLQHIMQPQIQMQMLQKLQQQQLLSQLSPPLQSQLSQQLTQQNQHFQDFQQQLDGSNLLPLQSDQLHQAHKSIALDSQKSPLLLRTQSSLSGTNVPCSSNFPSTNSNIDSLSLHSKVQQGQKVLVEETVAPVLDNMLPELQGKTQLMAKHEQFNIKESMQMPNQLAVTDQLDASSTTSFCLEGSGHDGVSLPSHCLDGNGQDHRDNFLLGTMPDTLLSRGLGTRKDIQNLVSGYGQQKDIDTELSTADISSQSFGVPDMSFKPGCSTDVVVTEGVLNRGVWANQPPPPPRMRTYTKVQKRGSVGRCIDVTRYKGYDDLRRDLARMFGIEGQLEDTYRTDWKLVYVDHENDILLVGDDPWEEFVSCVQSIKILSAAEVQQMSLDGNLTSLSVRTEACSGSNSGNPWRGQFDDASFASFHH; this comes from the exons ATGAAGGTTCCCACGGCCTGCGGATTCGCGGGGACTCCAGTGGAAG gagaaaagaaaagaattgaTTCTGAGCTATGGCATGCTTGTGCTGGACCACTGGTATCTTTGCCACCAGTCGGCAGCCTAGTGGTCTACTTTCCTCAGGGCCACAGTGAACAG GTCGCAGCCACGATGCAGAAGGAGATTGATGGCATTCCAAATTATCCCTCACTGCCATCCAAGCTGATTTGTGTGCTTCTTGATGTCACCATGCAT GCTGATGCTGAAACAGATGAGGTTTATGCTCAAATGACTCTTCAACCTGTCAACAAA TATGATAGAGAAGCAATGCTGGCATCTGAAATAGGCCTCAAACAGAACAAGCAACCAGCTGAGTTCTTTTGCAAAACACTTACAGCGAGTGATACAAGTACCCATGGTGGATTTTCAGTACCCCGCCGTGCTGCTGAAAAGATATTTCCAGCTCTA GATTTCACAATGCAACCGCCAGCTCAAGAATTGGTGGCCAAGGATTTGCATGACGTCTCATGGACATTTCGACACATATATCGTG GTCAACCGAAAAGGCATTTACTGACAACAGGATGGAGTGTGTTTGTTAGCACAAAAAGACTTTCTGCTGGTGACTCCGTTCTCTTTATACG AGATGAGAAGTCACAGCTTTTATTGGGTATAAGGCGTGCAAATAGACAACAGCATGCTCTATCATCTTCTGTCTTATCTAGTGACAGCATGCACATTGGaatcctagctgctgctgctcatGCTGCTACCAATAATAGCCCATTTACTATTTTTTACAACCCAAG GGCGAGCCGCTCAGAATTTGTTATCCCGTTGGCTAAGTACAACAAGGCAATATATACCCAGGTGTCTCTTGGCATGCGATTCAGGATGATGTTTGAGACTGAGGACTCTGGAGTCCGGAGATATATGGGCACTATTACAGGCATCAGTGATTTAGATCCTGTGCGGTGGAAAAACTCACAGTGGCGCAATCTCCAG GTTGGATGGGATGAATCAACAGCGACTGAGAGACGGACCCGAGTGTCAATATGGGAAATTGAACCTGTGGTGACTCCTTTCTATATGTGTCCACCCCCATACTTGAGGCCCAATTTTGCAACATCGCCAGGAGTCCCAG ATGAGTATGAAGTTGGAAATGGTTTGCATAGGGTGATGCCATGGCTGAATGATGACTTTAGCATAAAAGACAGTCAGAGTGCAATCTTTCCAGGATTAAGCCTGGTTCAGTGGATGGCTGTGCAACAAAATCGTCATCTAATGGCATCAGCTACCCAACCAGCGTGCTTTTCTCCAATGGTTGCATCAGCTACACAGGATGGTGTAGTCACAGAAGATCCAACTAAAATGCTAAGTTTTCAAACACCTGCTGCATCTGGGCCAAGTTTTAATTCCAAGTCAAGTCCTCAAGCACAACAACTGAATCAAACTTTGCAACTGCCTCATCAACTGCAGCAGCAACCACACTTGCTGACACAATCTTCCGTTTCTATGCAACATCAGCTGCAATCATCACCACTGCAACAAAAATCTATCAATCTGCAGCAGCAACAATTTCAACAACCAGGGCAGCTACAACAGTCTCAACCTCAGCAACTTAGACCTGTTGCTAATCAAGAAGCCACAGACCAGCAGCTTATGCAACAACAGACATGCAATGGACAGATTGGACTTCAAACTCATTCATCAAGTCAATATTTGCAGCCATCTCATCTACAACAGCAAGGATTGCAGGGCTCTTGTCTCTCAAGTATGGGCTCTCTCAGTCAGTCTCCGTTGCCTCAGATATTGCCAGTTCAACAACCATTAGAATGCCAACGTTCTCTCTTGCAGAAGCAGCAAGACCAATTGCAGCATATAATGCAGCCACAGATTCAGATGCAGATGTTGCAAAAGCTTCAGCAGCAACAGCTACTCTCTCAGCTCAGTCCACCATTGCAATCTCAATTATCACAGCAACTGACCCAGCAAAATCAACACTTCCAAGATTTCCAACAGCAGCTCGATGGCTCCAATCTTTTACCGCTTCAATCAGATCAACTGCATCAAGCACACAAAAGCATTGCCCTGGATAGCCAAAAGTCTCCTCTGCTTCTCAGAACTCAGTCTTCGCTCAGTGGGACCAATGTTCCATGTTCATCAAACTTTCCTTCAACTAACAGTAACATTGATTCATTGAGCTTACACAGTAAGGTCCAGCAAGGACAAAAGGTTTTGGTTGAAGAAACAGTTGCACCAGTTTTGGATAATATGCTTCCGGAACTTCAAGGAAAGACACAACTGATGGCCAAGCATGAGCAGTTCAACATAAAAGAATCCATGCAGATGCCCAATCAGCTGGCTGTAACTGATCAGTTAGATGCTTCTTCTACAACTTCTTTTTGTTTAGAAGGTAGTGGGCATGATGGTGTATCATtgccctctcattgtctggatggTAATGGTCAAGATCACAGGGACAATTTTCTTCTTGGAACAATGCCAGATACCCTGCTCTCAAGAGGCTTGGGCACAAGAAAAGATATACAGAACCTGGTTTCTGGATATGGCCAGCAGAAAGACATTGATACGGAGTTATCCACTGCAGATATAAGTTCCCAATCATTTGGTGTGCCAGACATGTCCTTCAAACCTGGGTGTTCAACTGATGTTGTGGTCACCGAGGGTGTCCTTAATAGGGGAGTGTGGGCTAaccaaccaccaccaccaccacgaatGCGAACATACACTAAG GTTCAAAAGCGTGGTTCTGTTGGAAGGTGTATTGATGTGACCCGTTACAAGGGTTATGACGACCTTCGACGTGATCTTGCACGTATGTTTGGGATTGAAGGGCAACTAGAAGATACATACAGAACCGATTGGAAGTTGGTCTATGTGGATCATGaaaatgatatcttacttgttggtGATGATCCTTGGGA GGAATTTGTTAGCTGTGTTCAGAGCATTAAGATACTATCGGCAGCGGAAGTCCAGCAGATGAGTTTGGATGGTAACCTGACAAGTTTGTCAGTGCGAACGGAAGCTTGTAGTGGGTCCAATAGTGGCAATCCCTGGAGAGGCCAATTTGATGATGCCTCATTTGCATCCTTTCATCACTAA
- the LOC103998292 gene encoding auxin response factor 16 isoform X1, whose amino-acid sequence MKVPTACGFAGTPVEAGEKKRIDSELWHACAGPLVSLPPVGSLVVYFPQGHSEQVAATMQKEIDGIPNYPSLPSKLICVLLDVTMHADAETDEVYAQMTLQPVNKYDREAMLASEIGLKQNKQPAEFFCKTLTASDTSTHGGFSVPRRAAEKIFPALDFTMQPPAQELVAKDLHDVSWTFRHIYRGQPKRHLLTTGWSVFVSTKRLSAGDSVLFIRDEKSQLLLGIRRANRQQHALSSSVLSSDSMHIGILAAAAHAATNNSPFTIFYNPRASRSEFVIPLAKYNKAIYTQVSLGMRFRMMFETEDSGVRRYMGTITGISDLDPVRWKNSQWRNLQVGWDESTATERRTRVSIWEIEPVVTPFYMCPPPYLRPNFATSPGVPDEYEVGNGLHRVMPWLNDDFSIKDSQSAIFPGLSLVQWMAVQQNRHLMASATQPACFSPMVASATQDGVVTEDPTKMLSFQTPAASGPSFNSKSSPQAQQLNQTLQLPHQLQQQPHLLTQSSVSMQHQLQSSPLQQKSINLQQQQFQQPGQLQQSQPQQLRPVANQEATDQQLMQQQTCNGQIGLQTHSSSQYLQPSHLQQQGLQGSCLSSMGSLSQSPLPQILPVQQPLECQRSLLQKQQDQLQHIMQPQIQMQMLQKLQQQQLLSQLSPPLQSQLSQQLTQQNQHFQDFQQQLDGSNLLPLQSDQLHQAHKSIALDSQKSPLLLRTQSSLSGTNVPCSSNFPSTNSNIDSLSLHSKVQQGQKVLVEETVAPVLDNMLPELQGKTQLMAKHEQFNIKESMQMPNQLAVTDQLDASSTTSFCLEGSGHDGVSLPSHCLDGNGQDHRDNFLLGTMPDTLLSRGLGTRKDIQNLVSGYGQQKDIDTELSTADISSQSFGVPDMSFKPGCSTDVVVTEGVLNRGVWANQPPPPPRMRTYTKVQKRGSVGRCIDVTRYKGYDDLRRDLARMFGIEGQLEDTYRTDWKLVYVDHENDILLVGDDPWEEFVSCVQSIKILSAAEVQQMSLDGNLTSLSVRTEACSGSNSGNPWRGQFDDASFASFHH is encoded by the exons ATGAAGGTTCCCACGGCCTGCGGATTCGCGGGGACTCCAGTGGAAG caggagaaaagaaaagaattgaTTCTGAGCTATGGCATGCTTGTGCTGGACCACTGGTATCTTTGCCACCAGTCGGCAGCCTAGTGGTCTACTTTCCTCAGGGCCACAGTGAACAG GTCGCAGCCACGATGCAGAAGGAGATTGATGGCATTCCAAATTATCCCTCACTGCCATCCAAGCTGATTTGTGTGCTTCTTGATGTCACCATGCAT GCTGATGCTGAAACAGATGAGGTTTATGCTCAAATGACTCTTCAACCTGTCAACAAA TATGATAGAGAAGCAATGCTGGCATCTGAAATAGGCCTCAAACAGAACAAGCAACCAGCTGAGTTCTTTTGCAAAACACTTACAGCGAGTGATACAAGTACCCATGGTGGATTTTCAGTACCCCGCCGTGCTGCTGAAAAGATATTTCCAGCTCTA GATTTCACAATGCAACCGCCAGCTCAAGAATTGGTGGCCAAGGATTTGCATGACGTCTCATGGACATTTCGACACATATATCGTG GTCAACCGAAAAGGCATTTACTGACAACAGGATGGAGTGTGTTTGTTAGCACAAAAAGACTTTCTGCTGGTGACTCCGTTCTCTTTATACG AGATGAGAAGTCACAGCTTTTATTGGGTATAAGGCGTGCAAATAGACAACAGCATGCTCTATCATCTTCTGTCTTATCTAGTGACAGCATGCACATTGGaatcctagctgctgctgctcatGCTGCTACCAATAATAGCCCATTTACTATTTTTTACAACCCAAG GGCGAGCCGCTCAGAATTTGTTATCCCGTTGGCTAAGTACAACAAGGCAATATATACCCAGGTGTCTCTTGGCATGCGATTCAGGATGATGTTTGAGACTGAGGACTCTGGAGTCCGGAGATATATGGGCACTATTACAGGCATCAGTGATTTAGATCCTGTGCGGTGGAAAAACTCACAGTGGCGCAATCTCCAG GTTGGATGGGATGAATCAACAGCGACTGAGAGACGGACCCGAGTGTCAATATGGGAAATTGAACCTGTGGTGACTCCTTTCTATATGTGTCCACCCCCATACTTGAGGCCCAATTTTGCAACATCGCCAGGAGTCCCAG ATGAGTATGAAGTTGGAAATGGTTTGCATAGGGTGATGCCATGGCTGAATGATGACTTTAGCATAAAAGACAGTCAGAGTGCAATCTTTCCAGGATTAAGCCTGGTTCAGTGGATGGCTGTGCAACAAAATCGTCATCTAATGGCATCAGCTACCCAACCAGCGTGCTTTTCTCCAATGGTTGCATCAGCTACACAGGATGGTGTAGTCACAGAAGATCCAACTAAAATGCTAAGTTTTCAAACACCTGCTGCATCTGGGCCAAGTTTTAATTCCAAGTCAAGTCCTCAAGCACAACAACTGAATCAAACTTTGCAACTGCCTCATCAACTGCAGCAGCAACCACACTTGCTGACACAATCTTCCGTTTCTATGCAACATCAGCTGCAATCATCACCACTGCAACAAAAATCTATCAATCTGCAGCAGCAACAATTTCAACAACCAGGGCAGCTACAACAGTCTCAACCTCAGCAACTTAGACCTGTTGCTAATCAAGAAGCCACAGACCAGCAGCTTATGCAACAACAGACATGCAATGGACAGATTGGACTTCAAACTCATTCATCAAGTCAATATTTGCAGCCATCTCATCTACAACAGCAAGGATTGCAGGGCTCTTGTCTCTCAAGTATGGGCTCTCTCAGTCAGTCTCCGTTGCCTCAGATATTGCCAGTTCAACAACCATTAGAATGCCAACGTTCTCTCTTGCAGAAGCAGCAAGACCAATTGCAGCATATAATGCAGCCACAGATTCAGATGCAGATGTTGCAAAAGCTTCAGCAGCAACAGCTACTCTCTCAGCTCAGTCCACCATTGCAATCTCAATTATCACAGCAACTGACCCAGCAAAATCAACACTTCCAAGATTTCCAACAGCAGCTCGATGGCTCCAATCTTTTACCGCTTCAATCAGATCAACTGCATCAAGCACACAAAAGCATTGCCCTGGATAGCCAAAAGTCTCCTCTGCTTCTCAGAACTCAGTCTTCGCTCAGTGGGACCAATGTTCCATGTTCATCAAACTTTCCTTCAACTAACAGTAACATTGATTCATTGAGCTTACACAGTAAGGTCCAGCAAGGACAAAAGGTTTTGGTTGAAGAAACAGTTGCACCAGTTTTGGATAATATGCTTCCGGAACTTCAAGGAAAGACACAACTGATGGCCAAGCATGAGCAGTTCAACATAAAAGAATCCATGCAGATGCCCAATCAGCTGGCTGTAACTGATCAGTTAGATGCTTCTTCTACAACTTCTTTTTGTTTAGAAGGTAGTGGGCATGATGGTGTATCATtgccctctcattgtctggatggTAATGGTCAAGATCACAGGGACAATTTTCTTCTTGGAACAATGCCAGATACCCTGCTCTCAAGAGGCTTGGGCACAAGAAAAGATATACAGAACCTGGTTTCTGGATATGGCCAGCAGAAAGACATTGATACGGAGTTATCCACTGCAGATATAAGTTCCCAATCATTTGGTGTGCCAGACATGTCCTTCAAACCTGGGTGTTCAACTGATGTTGTGGTCACCGAGGGTGTCCTTAATAGGGGAGTGTGGGCTAaccaaccaccaccaccaccacgaatGCGAACATACACTAAG GTTCAAAAGCGTGGTTCTGTTGGAAGGTGTATTGATGTGACCCGTTACAAGGGTTATGACGACCTTCGACGTGATCTTGCACGTATGTTTGGGATTGAAGGGCAACTAGAAGATACATACAGAACCGATTGGAAGTTGGTCTATGTGGATCATGaaaatgatatcttacttgttggtGATGATCCTTGGGA GGAATTTGTTAGCTGTGTTCAGAGCATTAAGATACTATCGGCAGCGGAAGTCCAGCAGATGAGTTTGGATGGTAACCTGACAAGTTTGTCAGTGCGAACGGAAGCTTGTAGTGGGTCCAATAGTGGCAATCCCTGGAGAGGCCAATTTGATGATGCCTCATTTGCATCCTTTCATCACTAA
- the LOC103998292 gene encoding auxin response factor 16 isoform X3, with amino-acid sequence MQPPAQELVAKDLHDVSWTFRHIYRGQPKRHLLTTGWSVFVSTKRLSAGDSVLFIRDEKSQLLLGIRRANRQQHALSSSVLSSDSMHIGILAAAAHAATNNSPFTIFYNPRASRSEFVIPLAKYNKAIYTQVSLGMRFRMMFETEDSGVRRYMGTITGISDLDPVRWKNSQWRNLQVGWDESTATERRTRVSIWEIEPVVTPFYMCPPPYLRPNFATSPGVPDEYEVGNGLHRVMPWLNDDFSIKDSQSAIFPGLSLVQWMAVQQNRHLMASATQPACFSPMVASATQDGVVTEDPTKMLSFQTPAASGPSFNSKSSPQAQQLNQTLQLPHQLQQQPHLLTQSSVSMQHQLQSSPLQQKSINLQQQQFQQPGQLQQSQPQQLRPVANQEATDQQLMQQQTCNGQIGLQTHSSSQYLQPSHLQQQGLQGSCLSSMGSLSQSPLPQILPVQQPLECQRSLLQKQQDQLQHIMQPQIQMQMLQKLQQQQLLSQLSPPLQSQLSQQLTQQNQHFQDFQQQLDGSNLLPLQSDQLHQAHKSIALDSQKSPLLLRTQSSLSGTNVPCSSNFPSTNSNIDSLSLHSKVQQGQKVLVEETVAPVLDNMLPELQGKTQLMAKHEQFNIKESMQMPNQLAVTDQLDASSTTSFCLEGSGHDGVSLPSHCLDGNGQDHRDNFLLGTMPDTLLSRGLGTRKDIQNLVSGYGQQKDIDTELSTADISSQSFGVPDMSFKPGCSTDVVVTEGVLNRGVWANQPPPPPRMRTYTKVQKRGSVGRCIDVTRYKGYDDLRRDLARMFGIEGQLEDTYRTDWKLVYVDHENDILLVGDDPWEEFVSCVQSIKILSAAEVQQMSLDGNLTSLSVRTEACSGSNSGNPWRGQFDDASFASFHH; translated from the exons ATGCAACCGCCAGCTCAAGAATTGGTGGCCAAGGATTTGCATGACGTCTCATGGACATTTCGACACATATATCGTG GTCAACCGAAAAGGCATTTACTGACAACAGGATGGAGTGTGTTTGTTAGCACAAAAAGACTTTCTGCTGGTGACTCCGTTCTCTTTATACG AGATGAGAAGTCACAGCTTTTATTGGGTATAAGGCGTGCAAATAGACAACAGCATGCTCTATCATCTTCTGTCTTATCTAGTGACAGCATGCACATTGGaatcctagctgctgctgctcatGCTGCTACCAATAATAGCCCATTTACTATTTTTTACAACCCAAG GGCGAGCCGCTCAGAATTTGTTATCCCGTTGGCTAAGTACAACAAGGCAATATATACCCAGGTGTCTCTTGGCATGCGATTCAGGATGATGTTTGAGACTGAGGACTCTGGAGTCCGGAGATATATGGGCACTATTACAGGCATCAGTGATTTAGATCCTGTGCGGTGGAAAAACTCACAGTGGCGCAATCTCCAG GTTGGATGGGATGAATCAACAGCGACTGAGAGACGGACCCGAGTGTCAATATGGGAAATTGAACCTGTGGTGACTCCTTTCTATATGTGTCCACCCCCATACTTGAGGCCCAATTTTGCAACATCGCCAGGAGTCCCAG ATGAGTATGAAGTTGGAAATGGTTTGCATAGGGTGATGCCATGGCTGAATGATGACTTTAGCATAAAAGACAGTCAGAGTGCAATCTTTCCAGGATTAAGCCTGGTTCAGTGGATGGCTGTGCAACAAAATCGTCATCTAATGGCATCAGCTACCCAACCAGCGTGCTTTTCTCCAATGGTTGCATCAGCTACACAGGATGGTGTAGTCACAGAAGATCCAACTAAAATGCTAAGTTTTCAAACACCTGCTGCATCTGGGCCAAGTTTTAATTCCAAGTCAAGTCCTCAAGCACAACAACTGAATCAAACTTTGCAACTGCCTCATCAACTGCAGCAGCAACCACACTTGCTGACACAATCTTCCGTTTCTATGCAACATCAGCTGCAATCATCACCACTGCAACAAAAATCTATCAATCTGCAGCAGCAACAATTTCAACAACCAGGGCAGCTACAACAGTCTCAACCTCAGCAACTTAGACCTGTTGCTAATCAAGAAGCCACAGACCAGCAGCTTATGCAACAACAGACATGCAATGGACAGATTGGACTTCAAACTCATTCATCAAGTCAATATTTGCAGCCATCTCATCTACAACAGCAAGGATTGCAGGGCTCTTGTCTCTCAAGTATGGGCTCTCTCAGTCAGTCTCCGTTGCCTCAGATATTGCCAGTTCAACAACCATTAGAATGCCAACGTTCTCTCTTGCAGAAGCAGCAAGACCAATTGCAGCATATAATGCAGCCACAGATTCAGATGCAGATGTTGCAAAAGCTTCAGCAGCAACAGCTACTCTCTCAGCTCAGTCCACCATTGCAATCTCAATTATCACAGCAACTGACCCAGCAAAATCAACACTTCCAAGATTTCCAACAGCAGCTCGATGGCTCCAATCTTTTACCGCTTCAATCAGATCAACTGCATCAAGCACACAAAAGCATTGCCCTGGATAGCCAAAAGTCTCCTCTGCTTCTCAGAACTCAGTCTTCGCTCAGTGGGACCAATGTTCCATGTTCATCAAACTTTCCTTCAACTAACAGTAACATTGATTCATTGAGCTTACACAGTAAGGTCCAGCAAGGACAAAAGGTTTTGGTTGAAGAAACAGTTGCACCAGTTTTGGATAATATGCTTCCGGAACTTCAAGGAAAGACACAACTGATGGCCAAGCATGAGCAGTTCAACATAAAAGAATCCATGCAGATGCCCAATCAGCTGGCTGTAACTGATCAGTTAGATGCTTCTTCTACAACTTCTTTTTGTTTAGAAGGTAGTGGGCATGATGGTGTATCATtgccctctcattgtctggatggTAATGGTCAAGATCACAGGGACAATTTTCTTCTTGGAACAATGCCAGATACCCTGCTCTCAAGAGGCTTGGGCACAAGAAAAGATATACAGAACCTGGTTTCTGGATATGGCCAGCAGAAAGACATTGATACGGAGTTATCCACTGCAGATATAAGTTCCCAATCATTTGGTGTGCCAGACATGTCCTTCAAACCTGGGTGTTCAACTGATGTTGTGGTCACCGAGGGTGTCCTTAATAGGGGAGTGTGGGCTAaccaaccaccaccaccaccacgaatGCGAACATACACTAAG GTTCAAAAGCGTGGTTCTGTTGGAAGGTGTATTGATGTGACCCGTTACAAGGGTTATGACGACCTTCGACGTGATCTTGCACGTATGTTTGGGATTGAAGGGCAACTAGAAGATACATACAGAACCGATTGGAAGTTGGTCTATGTGGATCATGaaaatgatatcttacttgttggtGATGATCCTTGGGA GGAATTTGTTAGCTGTGTTCAGAGCATTAAGATACTATCGGCAGCGGAAGTCCAGCAGATGAGTTTGGATGGTAACCTGACAAGTTTGTCAGTGCGAACGGAAGCTTGTAGTGGGTCCAATAGTGGCAATCCCTGGAGAGGCCAATTTGATGATGCCTCATTTGCATCCTTTCATCACTAA
- the LOC135648632 gene encoding protein TIFY 10c-like: MAEKMGKRGAKAGEKSQFSITCSLLNQYLKKKGSLGTIGLDMSPWPLGHQLTEKHRAPTTLSLLPGVSVFAEDHTDHGADQHAPKPAVPPVTEESASNKEMEKAQLTIFYGGKVLVFDHFPEDKAKDLEQMAGKETCTAAPNLVLFSSTSGSQLPALHGLPKPAQDMPIARRNSLHRFLEKRKDRINTEAPYQVHGVLPALPDVAKQGGSRSWLGLGRRAPKQEHSSESSR; the protein is encoded by the exons atggcaGAGAAGATGGGAAAAAGAGGTGCGAAGGCCGGGGAGAAGTCCCAGTTCTCAATCACCTGCAGCCTCTTGAATCAGTACTTGAAGAAGAAGGGCAGCTTGGGTACCATTGGCCTTGACATGTCCCCATGGCCTCTTGGCCACCAACTTACAG AGAAGCACCGGGCTCCCACCACCTTGAGTTTGCTACCTGGAGTTAGTGTGTTCGCTGAAGACCATACCGACCATGGCGCAGACCAACATGCTCCAAAACCTGCTGTTCCTCCGGTCACGGAGGAATCTGCAAGCAACAA GGAGATGGAGAAGGCCCAGCTGACGATCTTTTACGGCGGAAAGGTGCTTGTTTTCGATCATTTCCCAGAAGACAAGGCCAAAGATCTGGAACAGATGGCAGGCAAAGAGACCTGCACTGCAGCTCCAAATCTCGTGCTCTTCTCGTCGACCTCCGGTAGTCAGCTACCGGCGCTGCACGGCCTGCCAAAGCCCGCCCAGG ATATGCCCATAGCCAGAAGGAACTCTCTTCATCGGTTCCTGGAGAAGAGGAAGGATCG GATCAACACCGAGGCACCATATCAAGTCCATGGAGTCCTCCCAGCATTGCCGGATGTGGCGAAGCAAGGAGGAAGCCGTTCCTGGCTCGGCTTGGGGCGACGAGCTCCGAAGCAAGAACACAGTTCTGAGAGCAGCAGATAG
- the LOC135648633 gene encoding uncharacterized protein LOC135648633 isoform X2: MGSPKKKASEVAALLNLQPHPDGGFYLETFRDSSITLSKSQLPPQWNVAHLHRIPCAETWHFYMGEPLTVFELLDDGQVKLTIIGRDLEAGHCPQYTVPPNVWFGAFLTLDVESSPDDGSVLVKTSSRDPELHYSLVGVTCAPAFQFDDNELATLDELKPHYPKAEPFLNYLITSK, encoded by the exons ATGGGTTCACCGAAGAAGAAAGCGTCGGAGGTCGCAGCTCTGTTGAATCTACAGCCTCACCCCGACGGTGGCTTCTACTTGGAGACCTTCAGGGACTCCTCCATCACACTCTCCAAATCTCAGCTCCCACCCCAAT GGAATGTTGCTCATCTCCATCGTATCCCTTGTGCCGAGACCTGGCACTTCTACATGGGAGAACCTCTCACG GTGTTTGAACTACTAGATGATGGCCAGGTAAAGTTGACCATCATAGGTCGAGACCTGGAAGCGGGTCATTGCCCCCAGTATACAGTGCCACCAAATGTGTGGTTTGGTGCTTTCCTTACCTTGGATGTTGAGTCCTCTCCTGATGATGGCAGTGTTCTTGTCAAAACCAGCAGCCGGGATCCTGAGCTGCACTATTCTCTGGTTGGTGTGACTTGTGCCCCAGCGTTTCAATTCGACGACAATGAATTAGCCACACTTGATGAGCTCAAGCCTCACTATCCGAAAGCTGAGCCTTTCCTGAACTACCTCATAACTTCCAAATAG
- the LOC135648633 gene encoding uncharacterized protein LOC135648633 isoform X1 — MGSPKKKASEVAALLNLQPHPDGGFYLETFRDSSITLSKSQLPPQYNVDRAVSSAIYFLLPSGNVAHLHRIPCAETWHFYMGEPLTVFELLDDGQVKLTIIGRDLEAGHCPQYTVPPNVWFGAFLTLDVESSPDDGSVLVKTSSRDPELHYSLVGVTCAPAFQFDDNELATLDELKPHYPKAEPFLNYLITSK; from the exons ATGGGTTCACCGAAGAAGAAAGCGTCGGAGGTCGCAGCTCTGTTGAATCTACAGCCTCACCCCGACGGTGGCTTCTACTTGGAGACCTTCAGGGACTCCTCCATCACACTCTCCAAATCTCAGCTCCCACCCCAAT ACAACGTGGATCGTGCTGTGAGCTCAGCTATCTACTTCTTGCTTCCATCAGGGAATGTTGCTCATCTCCATCGTATCCCTTGTGCCGAGACCTGGCACTTCTACATGGGAGAACCTCTCACG GTGTTTGAACTACTAGATGATGGCCAGGTAAAGTTGACCATCATAGGTCGAGACCTGGAAGCGGGTCATTGCCCCCAGTATACAGTGCCACCAAATGTGTGGTTTGGTGCTTTCCTTACCTTGGATGTTGAGTCCTCTCCTGATGATGGCAGTGTTCTTGTCAAAACCAGCAGCCGGGATCCTGAGCTGCACTATTCTCTGGTTGGTGTGACTTGTGCCCCAGCGTTTCAATTCGACGACAATGAATTAGCCACACTTGATGAGCTCAAGCCTCACTATCCGAAAGCTGAGCCTTTCCTGAACTACCTCATAACTTCCAAATAG